The window AGGTCGGGCCAGGTGAGGTGCATGCCATCATGGGCCCGAATGGTTCCGGCAAGAGCACGCTCGCCCATATCCTGGCCGGCCGCGATGGTTACCGCGTCGACGGTGGCAGCGTGACATTCGCGGGTGAGGATCTGCTTGCACTGGCGACCGAGGAACGAGCCCAGCGCGGACTGTTCCTCGCACTTCAGTACCCGGTGGAGCTGCCCGGCGTCAACAACATGGTATTCCTGAAGGCTGCTCTCAATGCGGTGCGCGCCGCACGCGGCGAACCGGCGCTCGATGCGATCGCCTTCATGAAGCGGGTGCGCGAGCGGCTCGCGCTGGTGCAGATGGATGAGACGTTCCTCAAGCGCAATGTCAATGCCGGCTTCTCGGGCGGCGAAAAGAAACGTAACGAGATTCTGCAGATGGCCGTGCTGGAGCCCCGTCTGGCGATTCTCGATGAAACCGACTCGGGGCTGGATATCGATGCCCTGCGTGTGGTCGCCGACGGCGTCAACGCCCTGCGCAGCCCGGAGCACGCCATGATCGTCGTGACCCATTACCAGCGCCTGCTGGACTACATACAACCCGATTTCGTGCACGTGCTCGCGGGAGGCCGCATCGTTCGATCCGGCGACAGGAAGCTGGCGCTGGAACTGGAGAAGAAAGGTTACGGCTGGCTGGATGAGGAGGAAGCGGCATGAGCGCAAACACTGCCATGACCCTGGATCGTTATCGCGAGACCCTGGCACAGGATCAGCCGCAGCTTGCCGCTGACAGCCCGCCCTGGCTGGCCCAACACCGTCGTGATGCGGCGCATAGCCTGCGAGTGCTCGGCTTTCCGCAACGCCGCCAGGAGGCCTGGCGTTACACCAGTATCGACCGGCTGCTGCAGCATGATTTCGTTCCAGACGCCGGTTTAGCCGAACCGGTCATCGACATCGAGCGTTGGCGACTGCCGCGGCTTGATGCACATCGGGTGGTATTGGTCAACGGCCGGTTCGTGCGCGGTCTGTCCAGCCTTGCAGAACTGCCCCCCGGGGTGACGGTAGGGGGCCTGAAGCAGCAGATCACAGGCAATTCCATGCTGCCAGCATGCTGGCTCGGTCTGACAGCCGGTGAACCGGCACATATTTTCAATGCACTCAACAGCGCAGCCATGGAGGACGGCCTGTTCATCCACTTAGGACGAGATCAACGGCTGGATCGACCCATAGAGGTTCTGCACCTGACGGATGTACCAGGCGCTCCTGTCGTGGCCCACTCGCGCAATCTGGTGCTGCTAGAGCCCGGCGCACAAGCTACGCTGGTCGAGCGTTTCGCGGGCATGGATGGCTCGCTGTATTTCAGCAACGGACTGAGCGAAATCGTTCTACTGGACGGTGCCGGCCTGGAGCATTACCGGCTGCAGGAGGAAAGCCATACGGCCTTTCACCTGCACAGCCTCTTCATCAAGCAGCACGAAGGCAGCCACTATCGCAACAGCGGTTATGTGCTAGGTGGCACCTGGTCGCGGACCGAGCTGACGATTGACTTCGCCGGTACGGCAGCAGCCGCCGAACTCGACGGCCTGTATCTTGCCGGCGAGCAACAGCTATCGGATGTGCATATCGACATCCGTCACGGCGTGCCAGGCTGCACGAGCCGG of the Pseudomonadota bacterium genome contains:
- the sufC gene encoding Fe-S cluster assembly ATPase SufC; the protein is MLNIDKLQVSVEDKPILNGLDLKVGPGEVHAIMGPNGSGKSTLAHILAGRDGYRVDGGSVTFAGEDLLALATEERAQRGLFLALQYPVELPGVNNMVFLKAALNAVRAARGEPALDAIAFMKRVRERLALVQMDETFLKRNVNAGFSGGEKKRNEILQMAVLEPRLAILDETDSGLDIDALRVVADGVNALRSPEHAMIVVTHYQRLLDYIQPDFVHVLAGGRIVRSGDRKLALELEKKGYGWLDEEEAA
- the sufD gene encoding Fe-S cluster assembly protein SufD — its product is MSANTAMTLDRYRETLAQDQPQLAADSPPWLAQHRRDAAHSLRVLGFPQRRQEAWRYTSIDRLLQHDFVPDAGLAEPVIDIERWRLPRLDAHRVVLVNGRFVRGLSSLAELPPGVTVGGLKQQITGNSMLPACWLGLTAGEPAHIFNALNSAAMEDGLFIHLGRDQRLDRPIEVLHLTDVPGAPVVAHSRNLVLLEPGAQATLVERFAGMDGSLYFSNGLSEIVLLDGAGLEHYRLQEESHTAFHLHSLFIKQHEGSHYRNSGYVLGGTWSRTELTIDFAGTAAAAELDGLYLAGEQQLSDVHIDIRHGVPGCTSRSRYKGLLHGRGRAVFDGRIEVSAHAGKSDAHLHNDNLLLSRNAEVDTKPQLVIHADDVRCSHGTTVGQLDQAQLFYLRSRGIETADARRLLCLGFVGEILERCRIAPLRKRIEAGISRRLLDAGDIIAEHSK